A portion of the Chryseobacterium tructae genome contains these proteins:
- a CDS encoding lipocalin family protein — translation MKKLALLFFGLSLLITTGCNNSNDIVIDEPVIGFWQPLKEVVTTVEVGEQPISDVITYTDCQKQSRWWFNTEIAGKRMDVEDPTTGTACNILPDKNFTYSYDKSAKTLQMKYQGVVEPVNTKVVTIDATTLNLSIRVETEDPTIFKTRTITFKRVSPKP, via the coding sequence ATGAAGAAATTAGCACTACTATTTTTTGGTTTATCATTATTGATAACTACTGGATGTAATAACAGTAACGATATTGTTATAGATGAACCTGTTATAGGATTCTGGCAACCGTTAAAAGAGGTGGTTACTACCGTTGAGGTAGGCGAGCAGCCAATTTCAGATGTGATTACTTATACCGACTGTCAGAAACAATCAAGATGGTGGTTCAACACTGAGATCGCTGGAAAAAGAATGGATGTAGAGGATCCCACTACAGGGACAGCCTGTAATATTTTACCTGATAAGAATTTCACTTACAGCTATGATAAAAGTGCTAAAACTCTACAAATGAAATATCAGGGAGTGGTAGAACCCGTAAATACAAAGGTTGTAACAATCGATGCTACTACGCTTAATTTATCTATAAGAGTAGAAACTGAAGATCCTACAATATTTAAAACAAGAACGATCACTTTTAAAAGAGTAAGTCCTAAACCTTAA